The uncultured Desulfatiglans sp. DNA window CAGAAAGCGCAGGGACACCCGCACGTCTTCGAAAAGCATCACCGAACCGAGGGTCAGCGAGATCAGCCCCCCGATGGAGAGCAGACCGTAGCTCGTCACCTTCACCTCTATGACGAACAGGATGATCGCCAGGGCGATCAGCATGAGCCCCGCATAGTTGACCGGGAGGGTCTGAAAGGCGAAAAACGCCAGGATCAGGCTCATCCCGCCGATGACCCCGGGGAAGATCGCGCCTGGATGGGCCAGCTCGAAGTAGAGCCCGGCCAGGCCGATCATCATCAGGAGATAAGCGATGTTCGGATCGCTGATGGTCTTGAGGATCCGGTCACGGATCCCCGGCTCGAACGGCTGCAAAACGGCCCCGGCCGTGCGGAGCACCACCTCGCCCTGCGGCATCCCGACCTTCCGGCCGTCGATCTTGGTGAGCAACTGCGGAACGTTGTCGGCCAGCAGGTCCACCACATTCAACTCGAGTGCCTCCTCAGCCGTGATGGACACACTCTCCCGAACCGCCTTCTCCACCCATTCGCCGTTTCTGCCATTGCCCTCCGCGATGCCGCGGGCATAAGCCACCATGTCGTTGACCACCTTTTCCGACATGGTCTCGTCGATGTCCTGGCCCCCAGCCCCCACAGGATGGGCCGCCCCGATGTTCGTTCCGGGTGCCATCGCGGCGACGTGCCCTGCGACGGTCACCATGACCCCGGCGGATGCCGCCCCGGCCCCGCCCGGACCGACAAAGGTCGCCACCGGAACCCGTGAATTGACGATAGCCTTGATGATCGAACGCATGGAGGTCGCAAGCCCGCCGGGCGTATCGATGCGAACGACGGCCAGGACGGCCCCGGCCTCGGCGGCGGCTGCAATCCCGCGTTCCACGTACATCGCCGTCCCGGGATTGATCGGCCCCTCCAGATCGATGACGAACACCAGCGGGGCTTCCGCCGATACCCGAATGCACAGGCCGAAGACCATCATCAGGAGGAGCGCGAGCCGGACCAGCCGCCTCGATGCCAGCAGCGTCCATGCCTCAACCATGGCGTTTCACCTCGAGGCCCAGACGCCCCATGATCTTCTGGACATCCTCCCACACCTGCCGTTTGGCGGACTGATTCCGCAGCAAAAAGGCAGGATGATAGGTCGGCATGAGCGGTATCCCTTCGAAATCGAACCAGCGCCCCCTGTCCACGCTGATCTTGAAGGCGCCGCCAAGGAGGCTGCAGCCCGCCACCCGCCCAAGGACGCAAATCACCTTCGGCCGGAGGATCCTGAGTTGCCGCTTGAGAAAAGGGAGGCAGGCCTCCACCTCGTCCTTCTCGGGATCGCGATTGCGGGGAGGACGGCATTTCACGATGTTGCAGATGTAAACCTCTTCCCGCGTCAATCCCATAGCGGCGATGATCCGGGTCAGGAGTTCCCCTGCCGCACCCACGAAGGGCCGGCCCGTCAGGTCTTCGTCACGCCCCGGACCCTCCCCCACGAAAACGAGGGAAGCATCGGGGGCGCCTTCCCCGAAAACGAGGTGTTTTCGCCCCTGGTGGAGCTTGCACCGGCGGCAGTCGCCGATCTCTTGCCGAAGATCCTCGAGGGTAAACAGCCTGGGAACTTCCTTTTTCTCCACTTCGATCGCCGGCGTACGGTCAGGTGCTCGACCCGCCCGGCCGCTCCTGACCGGCGGCGGATCGAAGCCCAGTTCGCGATAATGATCGAGGACCATCTTCAATCGCTCGATGAGGCCCCCGCTTGGGGCATGCTGCGTCATTTCAGACCACCCATCCCGTGAACCACCATCCCCGCCCCCGCCTGTCTAATCCCGTCGGGCCTCTCCTGGCCGCCGGGTCAAAATCTCCATCGCCCGGTCCAGGACCAGATGAGCCACGGCGTCCTTGGAAAGAAGGCCGCTCTCCTCCACCCGGCCGTCGCGGAAAAGCATCTTCACCCGGTTGGTGTCCGTCTGAAATCCGGCATCGGCGGCGGAGACGTCGTTGGCCACGATCATATCGAGGTTCTTGCTACGGAGTTTTTCCCGAGCGTGCTCCAGCAGGGCCTCGGTCTCCGCGGCGAAGCCCACCAGCAACGGGCCGTCATCCCCCTTGGACATCCCGAGTTCCTTCAAGATATCCGGGTTTTTGACCATGTCCAGATTCAGCTCTTCAGCTCCCTTCTTGACCTTTTGCGGCGCAGCGGTCTTGGGCCGGTAGTCCGAAACGGCGGCGGCTTTGATCACCATATCGCACCCGTCCAGCCGGCTGAATACGGCCTGACGCATATCCAGGGCCGTTCCGATGCCCACCACTTCGACCCCCACCGGCGGCTTCAGGGCGGTGGACCCGCTGACGAGCACCACGGTTGCGCCTCTCTGCCTGGCCGCACGCGCCAGCGCGTATCCCATCTTCCCGCTCGAGCGGTTGCTCACGTACCTGACGGGGTCGATCGGTTCACGGGTGGCGCCCGCCGTGACGAGGATCTTTCTGCCCTCCAGGTCCTGCGGCGTCAGCAGCCGGCGGGCCTCCTCCAGGATATCCTCGGGCTCCGGCAGCCTGCCGCGCCCCTCGGTGCGGCACGCGAGGGCCCCTACCCCGGGCATCAGGGCGGAGAATCCCCTTTTCAGCAGCCGCGACAGATTTTCCTGCAGAACAGGATTCTCGAACATGCGCGTATTCATGGAAGGGCAGAGGAGGGTCTTCGCCGTAGCGGCGAGGAGCATCGTACTCAAAAAGTCGTCGGCGATCCCGCAGGCGGCCTTGCCGATGATGTTGGCCGTCGCAGGGGCGACAAGGATCAAATCGGTCTCCTGCCCCCACGCGATATGGTCGATCCCGGTCCCGTCCGCCTCCCACATCGACCGGATCACCCGATGCCCGGACAGGGCCTCGAAGGTCAACGGCGCCACGAAGCGCGTCGCGTTTTCAGTCATGGCCACACGCACCTCAGCCGCCTCTCGAACCAGCAGGCGCACCAGTTCGGCCGCCTTATAGGCCGCGATGCCACCCGTTACGCCCACCACGACGCGCCGCCCCAGAAAAGGGGCACCTTTGTTGACTGCAGTCTCGACCAATCTTGCCCTTCTTTCCACGAAAGGGAGATCGTGCCGGATCGAGCCGATTCTGTCCGGCAAACGCATCCAGCCGTCCCCGTTGCCTCACCGAAATTTCATCCCTCAATGGGTGCAAATCAGTCTTTGATCTTGATTTTCAATACATTTTTTCATATTAAATCTCAAAATCCTCTCATTGACAATAGAAATCAAAAAAGAGCTTCGCCGCCGAAACCCAGCGCCGGAAAAATTGCTTGCCACGAGGCCTGACCTCTGCTAGATGCCATTGCAGGATACGTTCTCTTTCTCGCTCCGTCGCGTTTTTTTTGCCTCGTAGACGACGGGACCGCCCTGTGCGGACTGTCCGTCCGACCTCCTTACTCACGCCGCGCGGAGGCGTTGCCGCTTTGGATGAAACGTCCTTTCGATAAGGACTTTTCCGGAAAAGTTGAGGCCTTACACAAATGATACTTGCCGAAGGGCAGCATTCTCCCTTTCAAAACTTGCTCCCCCGGGAACCCCACTCCCTCGGGATGCAGATTCAGGTGGCCCGCTGGTTGCGGGACAAGAAAATCCCTTTCGAAGAACAGACGGATCATCTCGTCGTACAGCTCGGCTTTTCCGCCGTTGCGGTCTTCTGTTACCGTGTCATGCTCCCATCGAGATCGTGCGTCTGCATCACTCTCCAGGCCTATATTCTCGGGCCTGTCGGGGCCAGCTTTCTGGAAGACGAAGAGATCAACGAACTGAACCGGAACTTGATGGCCGGGAAGCTGCTGCGTCTGCAGGAGGAACAGGTCCTTCTGGCGGACCATTTCCTGGCGGAGGGCTTGAGCGAAGACGTCTTTCTCAGACGGCTCGACCTCTTTCGCCGGGGAATCCATTTCATCGACAATCGCATAGCGCGAAGACTTTCGTAAGGCGTGTCTCATCCAGAGATGATTTTCCCGTGGAACCCGGTTTCCAACCCGAAGGAGCGGGACAACATCTCCGGCAGGACTTCGATCCCCCGATCTCAGGTCAGAACGGCCGATGCCTGATCAAAAACCCTTTCAGACCAATCACCTTGCCATCGCGGGCTTCCTGCTTCCTTTTCTCGCCTGCATGATGGTGTGTATATGGGTCCTCTTTTCAGATGGCCGACAAACATCTATCGCGTTTTCAATGGGTTATATCATACCGACCCCGATGGTTCTGCTTGGAGGGCTTGCTGCTTCCCTCAAATCGATCCCCCTCATCGAAGAACGGGGGGACCGTGATTATGCCTACGCCGGATTGTTCCTGAATGTCTTTTTCCTGATCGTTTATTCCCTCTCGCTACTCTATGTTTTTTATCCGTAATCTCAGCGATATTTCCCTTTTCTGATCGAACCTTTTTGCTTGACAAACGACGAGTTTCGTTCCATCGTGGCACAAAGTGGGCGATTGGTGCAATATAGTGTCACAAAGGGGCTCAGATGTTCAGGGGCAGGTCCGAGCACAATCTGGACGAGAAAGGGCGGTTGGCCATCCCCGCCCGCTTCAAAGAGGTGCTCGATCAGAAGAACGAGGACTCCCTTGTCATCACCAATCAGGACGGCTGTTTGTGGGCCTTCACGCGGGATGATTGGAACGTCATCGAAGAAAAGGCCGCCAGCCTGCCCCAATTCGATCAGGCCGCCATCTCTTACATCCGGTATTTCATCTCGGGCGCCGAGGTGTGCACTGTCAAGAACGGCCGGGTCACCCTGTCGCAGCACCTGAGAAAAACCGCGACCCTCGACAAAGAGGTCGTACTCGTCGGAGGCCTCAAACGATTCGAGATTTGGGACCGCCGGAAGTGGGAAGAAGAATTCCAGCGCGCCAAGGCTGTATTCCCCAAGGTCAGTCAAGCTCTCGCAGATCTTGGGATTTGAGGAATCCGGCGTGGGATACCCTCATGAACCCGTCCTCCTGGACGAGGTCGTCCGATTTCTGGTCCACGACCCGGCGGGAATCTATGTCGACGGCACGGTCGGCAATGCGGGGCACAGCGAGGCGGTTCTCGAACGTCTGGATCCCGGTGGGCGGCTGATCTGCCTCGATCGGGATCCTGAAGCGCTCCGGATCTCGGAAGAGCGGCTGGCCCCCCTCGACAAACAGGTCCTATTCATCAAGGCCGGTTTTGCGGAACTCGACAGGGTCCTCCGCGAGGCCGGCATTGCGGCCGTCGATGGGATTCTTTTAGATTTGGGAATGTCCTCCTACCAATTGGAGCATTCCGGAAGAGGATTCAGCTTCCAGAGAGACGAAACCCTGGACATGCGCATGGATCCCCTCGGTTCTCTGAAAGCGAGCGATATCGTCAACACCTATTCCTCGAGGGATATTGAAGACATTCTCCAACAATACGGTGAAGAGAAAAGGGCCAGGTCGATCGCAAAGGCCATCGTAAGAACCCGGAAGAAAAAACCAATCCTCAGCTCCCACCAACTGGCGGAGATGGTGCGGTCGATCGTTCCACCATCTCATGGTCATACGAACAGGCATCCAGCTACTCGAACCTTTCAGGCCCTCAGAATAGCCGTCAACCAGGAAATGGAACAACTCGAGCGCTTTCTGCAAGAGGTCCCATGGCTTTTGGCAGGCGGAGGCAGACTGGTCGTTCTGGCTTATCACTCTCTTGAAGACCGGAGAGTGAAAAAGGCCATGACCGAATGGGAACAGGGATGCACCTGCCCTCCCGACCTCCCTGTCTGCGTCTGCGGGCGCACCGCTCTTTTCAGGCGTATGTTCAAAAAGCCCGTGCGGCCCACGGAGGCCGAGATCGCCAGAAACCCGCGGGCGCGAAGCGCCCTATTGCGTGTGGCTGAAAGGATCGCGTCATGAACAGGTCTGAGCAGGTCCATCGAATGTTGACCGAGCGCAACGCCAAAACGGGCATGCGCATGAAAAACGCCTCTGCGCGGAAGCGCAGGTGGATTCTAACTCGCAGGCAGGTTCTATGGATCATCCTGCTGCTCGCCGTCTTCATGCTGAGTGGCATAGGCTATGTGTGGTCGAACTTTCAGAACACGCAAATCGGGTATGAATTGAGCCAACTCAAACGCAAGGAGATTCAACTCCGGGAGATCAACCGAAAATTGAGAGCGGAACTTGCGTTCCTGAAATCTCCCCGAAACCTCCAAGCTCAGGCGACCGATAAACTGGGGCTCAAGGAGCCGTCTCCAGAGCAGATCGTCGTGATTCCATGAAACTGAACGAAAAGAAGAGAACCCGATTGAAGGTCCATCTCGTCAGCATTCTGTTCCTGCTGGGGCTCTGCACCATCCTCGGCCGGGCCTTTTATCTGCAGATCCTTCAAGGGGAACATCTTTCGGAAATTGCGCGGGGAGGGTACACCGTCATCGTCAAACTACCTCCAAAGCGTGGAACGATCTATGACCGCCAGCGGCATGAACTGGCCCTGAGCCTTGAGCTGGGGTCGGTTTTCGCCCACCCCAGGCAGATTCAGGACAAAGAGAAAGCCGCCGTCGAACTGGCCCGCGCCCTGGGAGTCGACCGCAAAGAGATCCTGGCCCAGATCGAGAAGGACAGGAGTTTTGTCTGGCTGCAGAGGCGCATCCCCCCGAACATTGCGGCGAAGGTCAGTCAGTTGCAGATCCAGGGCGTCGGGACGACCGCAGAAGCTAGCCGCTTCTATCCTTGCAATGAGGTTGCCGGGCACGTGGTCGGTTTTGTCGGGACCGACTTTCAAGGGCTGGAGGGTATTGAAAAGACCTATGATCATTTGCTGCGCGGTCCGGAGCGGCAGCTCGTTCAGATGCGGGACGCCCTGAAGCGCCCGTTCGCCATCGACCGTGTTCTGACGACCGAACAAAAACCCCACGACCTCATCCTGACGATCGACAAAGACATTCAGTACAAAGCCCAGCAGGCCCTCAAGGAGGCCGTGATCGACTCGCGTGCCGTCTCCGGAAATATCGTCTGCGTGGATCCCGACACGGGCGCGATCCTGGCCATGGCCGTGTACCCTGAATTCAACCCGAATACCTTCAGTTCACATCGGCCGGAAGACTGGCGCAATCGTACGATCACGGACTGGTTCGAACCGGGGTCTACGGCGAAGACCTTTCTCCTGGCGGCCGCTTTGGAAGAAGGGATCGTAACGCCTTACACGACCATCGATTGCGAGGAGGGCAGCTATGCCATCGGAAGGCGGGTGATCCACGACACCCATGAACACGACATCCTGACTGCCGCCGAGGTCGTGGTGCAGTCGAGCAATATCGGGGCGACGAAGATCGGACAGCGGCTCGGGTACGAGACGTATTACCGCTATCTGCAAGCGTTCGGATTCGAAAAGACGACCGGCATCGAACTTGCCGGCGAACGAAGCGGCTTCCTTCGACCACCGGACAAAGCCAGACCGATCGACCAGGCCACGGCCTATTTCGGACAGGGGCTCACCCTGACCACCCTCCAGCTGGCCATGGCCATGGCGTCCATCGCCAACGGGGGGACACTGATGCGCCCCTACATCGTCCAGGCTGTCGAAGACCCGATGGGCACCCCGGTCTTCACCGCCTCGCCTCGGCCCGTGCGGCGGGCGATCTCGGAGCGGACGGCCCGGACGATGGTCTCCATTCTGGAGGGCGTCACGCAGGAAGGAGGGACGGCCACCAAGGCGGCCATTCCGGGTTTCCACGTCGGGGGGAAGACGGGCACCGCCCAGAAAGTCGATCCGAATGGAAAAGGGTACGCAAGAGGAAAGTACGTAGCGAGTTTCATCGGCTTCGTCCCTTCCGACAACCCGCGCCTCGTGATGGCCGTGGTGCTGGACGAACCGAGGAAGAGCATCTACGGCGGGGTGGTGGCGGCCCCGGTCTTCCGGGATGTTGCCCACGCGGCCCTGAACCTGCTGCGCATCCCCCCGCAGATCCGTTGGGCGGAAAAGGAGATCGAGATCGTTCATGAGGCATCGACGGCCGAAACGATGGATATCGAACAGCCTGCGGCCATGCTGCCGGAGACCGGGATTCCTGATTTCGGAGGCCTTACGATGCGGGAGGTCTTGATCGAGGCTCGTTCTCTTGGCCTGGAGGCGTCGCTCGAGGGAACCGGCCTCGCTGTCCGGCAGGACCCGCCGGCTGGAACCGAGGCCGATCAGACCCACAGGATAACCGTCTTCTTCGAACCCCCAACCGGGTAAAGAAGGCGCCGTTCATGGGAAAAGGCATCAATCCAACATCCGCTCAAGGGCGGACAATGCATCCGAGAAGAAGAGCTCATGAACAACCCAAAAACCGATGAACCCCGGCTGGCCCGTCCCTCAGGAACGCCTCTTTCTGCACTTCTGGCAGGGCTTGCAGAATCGGGGCCGGCCGTGAGCCTTTCCGGCATCCAGATCACGGGGCTGGCCTACGACTCCCGGGCCGTCCAGCCGGGATACCTCTTCGTCGCGATGCGGGGTCTCAAGGCCGACGGGCACCTGTTCATTCAAGACGCCATCACCCGGGGAGCCGCCGCGGTCGTCGGCGAAGCACCTCCGCCGGCCCGCGTGGGGGCCCCTTTCATCACCGTCGCTGATTCGCGGAGCGCCCTCGCCACCTTGTCCGCGCGCTTCTATGGTGCGCCCTACCGCCAACT harbors:
- the mraW gene encoding S-adenosyl-dependent methyltransferase activity on membrane-located substrates (Evidence 2a : Function from experimental evidences in other organisms; PubMedId : 10493123, 20042184, 2187182, 6350821; Product type e : enzyme), which produces MGYPHEPVLLDEVVRFLVHDPAGIYVDGTVGNAGHSEAVLERLDPGGRLICLDRDPEALRISEERLAPLDKQVLFIKAGFAELDRVLREAGIAAVDGILLDLGMSSYQLEHSGRGFSFQRDETLDMRMDPLGSLKASDIVNTYSSRDIEDILQQYGEEKRARSIAKAIVRTRKKKPILSSHQLAEMVRSIVPPSHGHTNRHPATRTFQALRIAVNQEMEQLERFLQEVPWLLAGGGRLVVLAYHSLEDRRVKKAMTEWEQGCTCPPDLPVCVCGRTALFRRMFKKPVRPTEAEIARNPRARSALLRVAERIAS
- a CDS encoding hypothetical protein (Evidence 5 : Unknown function); its protein translation is MKGRMLPFGKYHLCKASTFPEKSLSKGRFIQSGNASARRE
- a CDS encoding conserved membrane hypothetical protein (Evidence 4 : Unknown function but conserved in other organisms) produces the protein MPDQKPFQTNHLAIAGFLLPFLACMMVCIWVLFSDGRQTSIAFSMGYIIPTPMVLLGGLAASLKSIPLIEERGDRDYAYAGLFLNVFFLIVYSLSLLYVFYP
- a CDS encoding Penicillin-binding protein, transpeptidase domain protein, which translates into the protein MKLNEKKRTRLKVHLVSILFLLGLCTILGRAFYLQILQGEHLSEIARGGYTVIVKLPPKRGTIYDRQRHELALSLELGSVFAHPRQIQDKEKAAVELARALGVDRKEILAQIEKDRSFVWLQRRIPPNIAAKVSQLQIQGVGTTAEASRFYPCNEVAGHVVGFVGTDFQGLEGIEKTYDHLLRGPERQLVQMRDALKRPFAIDRVLTTEQKPHDLILTIDKDIQYKAQQALKEAVIDSRAVSGNIVCVDPDTGAILAMAVYPEFNPNTFSSHRPEDWRNRTITDWFEPGSTAKTFLLAAALEEGIVTPYTTIDCEEGSYAIGRRVIHDTHEHDILTAAEVVVQSSNIGATKIGQRLGYETYYRYLQAFGFEKTTGIELAGERSGFLRPPDKARPIDQATAYFGQGLTLTTLQLAMAMASIANGGTLMRPYIVQAVEDPMGTPVFTASPRPVRRAISERTARTMVSILEGVTQEGGTATKAAIPGFHVGGKTGTAQKVDPNGKGYARGKYVASFIGFVPSDNPRLVMAVVLDEPRKSIYGGVVAAPVFRDVAHAALNLLRIPPQIRWAEKEIEIVHEASTAETMDIEQPAAMLPETGIPDFGGLTMREVLIEARSLGLEASLEGTGLAVRQDPPAGTEADQTHRITVFFEPPTG
- a CDS encoding conserved hypothetical protein (Evidence 4 : Unknown function but conserved in other organisms) — encoded protein: MILAEGQHSPFQNLLPREPHSLGMQIQVARWLRDKKIPFEEQTDHLVVQLGFSAVAVFCYRVMLPSRSCVCITLQAYILGPVGASFLEDEEINELNRNLMAGKLLRLQEEQVLLADHFLAEGLSEDVFLRRLDLFRRGIHFIDNRIARRLS
- a CDS encoding Putative cell division protein FtsL (modular protein) (Evidence 3 : Putative function from multiple computational evidences), with the protein product MNRSEQVHRMLTERNAKTGMRMKNASARKRRWILTRRQVLWIILLLAVFMLSGIGYVWSNFQNTQIGYELSQLKRKEIQLREINRKLRAELAFLKSPRNLQAQATDKLGLKEPSPEQIVVIP
- the coaBC gene encoding putative coenzyme A biosynthesis bifunctional protein CoaBC (Includes: Phosphopantothenoylcysteine decarboxylase; Phosphopantothenate--cysteine ligase) (Evidence 3 : Putative function from multiple computational evidences) encodes the protein MRLPDRIGSIRHDLPFVERRARLVETAVNKGAPFLGRRVVVGVTGGIAAYKAAELVRLLVREAAEVRVAMTENATRFVAPLTFEALSGHRVIRSMWEADGTGIDHIAWGQETDLILVAPATANIIGKAACGIADDFLSTMLLAATAKTLLCPSMNTRMFENPVLQENLSRLLKRGFSALMPGVGALACRTEGRGRLPEPEDILEEARRLLTPQDLEGRKILVTAGATREPIDPVRYVSNRSSGKMGYALARAARQRGATVVLVSGSTALKPPVGVEVVGIGTALDMRQAVFSRLDGCDMVIKAAAVSDYRPKTAAPQKVKKGAEELNLDMVKNPDILKELGMSKGDDGPLLVGFAAETEALLEHAREKLRSKNLDMIVANDVSAADAGFQTDTNRVKMLFRDGRVEESGLLSKDAVAHLVLDRAMEILTRRPGEARRD
- a CDS encoding Membrane-bound serine protease (ClpP class), which produces MVEAWTLLASRRLVRLALLLMMVFGLCIRVSAEAPLVFVIDLEGPINPGTAMYVERGIAAAAEAGAVLAVVRIDTPGGLATSMRSIIKAIVNSRVPVATFVGPGGAGAASAGVMVTVAGHVAAMAPGTNIGAAHPVGAGGQDIDETMSEKVVNDMVAYARGIAEGNGRNGEWVEKAVRESVSITAEEALELNVVDLLADNVPQLLTKIDGRKVGMPQGEVVLRTAGAVLQPFEPGIRDRILKTISDPNIAYLLMMIGLAGLYFELAHPGAIFPGVIGGMSLILAFFAFQTLPVNYAGLMLIALAIILFVIEVKVTSYGLLSIGGLISLTLGSVMLFEDVRVSLRFLMPTVLLVGGFFVVVAGLAFRAYRRKPMGGEEGLIGEVGVVKRAIDPEGLVFVHGEYWNALAPERIEAGEKVEVEKVEGLTLRVKRCAS
- a CDS encoding hypothetical protein (Evidence 5 : Unknown function); its protein translation is MTQHAPSGGLIERLKMVLDHYRELGFDPPPVRSGRAGRAPDRTPAIEVEKKEVPRLFTLEDLRQEIGDCRRCKLHQGRKHLVFGEGAPDASLVFVGEGPGRDEDLTGRPFVGAAGELLTRIIAAMGLTREEVYICNIVKCRPPRNRDPEKDEVEACLPFLKRQLRILRPKVICVLGRVAGCSLLGGAFKISVDRGRWFDFEGIPLMPTYHPAFLLRNQSAKRQVWEDVQKIMGRLGLEVKRHG
- a CDS encoding hypothetical protein (Evidence 5 : Unknown function), translated to MSKEVGRTVRTGRSRRLRGKKNATERERERILQWHLAEVRPRGKQFFRRWVSAAKLFFDFYCQ
- the mraZ gene encoding Protein MraZ, producing MFRGRSEHNLDEKGRLAIPARFKEVLDQKNEDSLVITNQDGCLWAFTRDDWNVIEEKAASLPQFDQAAISYIRYFISGAEVCTVKNGRVTLSQHLRKTATLDKEVVLVGGLKRFEIWDRRKWEEEFQRAKAVFPKVSQALADLGI